The Candidatus Acidiferrales bacterium genome contains a region encoding:
- a CDS encoding ABC transporter permease, whose amino-acid sequence MNNFWQDFRFGIRTLSKNPGFSVMAILTLALGIGAATSIFSVVDAILLRPLPYPNPQQLVTVWELEAHGHRAHPADPNFLDFRAQNRTLSALAMFAAIPESVSGGSEPTRMNVGLISQDFFKVLGVEPFRGRTFAPNELVEHGAPAIIVSYGYWQRFLGGAADLSQVRLTVNGTVYPVIGVMPQGFDFPSGVEAWAAWERYGWGTSRTSHDGEGIARLRDGVTLAQARADLDTIARRINAKYGKTENSDYFLQDAEVIPFADEMVGNVRTSLLTLFGAVILLFLVACANVAGLLLARMSARRKELAVRAALGAGRGRLVQQLLAESLALASAGGALGILLAAWTVRLLPAILPESLPRQQGIALNGIVVLFTVGATVIVALGLGLFAAWRASRVDLNDSLSAGSRSYSGGSHRARSALVIGEIAATLMLLVGAGLLGRSFLRLVSVSPGFDGQNLLVMKFSLPVPEDGPMTQADIVRQTQFLDNALARVRAIPGVESAGVTGALPIADPDGFPDGLFLILNGQPGPKNFDEWGRMALNPKQTGEGDRAVTSGGFFRAAGVPLIRGRLFNEQDGADAPNVALISQSLAKEKWPNQNPVGQTIDFSNMDGILKPLTIVGVVGDIRAEGLNKPAPALVYVDYRQRGLGGNSAPAIVLRSKLPAGAIVPAARAIFHELDPNIPVEFTTYAEALGGWMAEKRFLLLLAGAFAGAALALAAVGIYGIIAFSVTRRTQEIGIRVALGAQRSDVLRLVVGEGAWLAAIGVVVGIALSFAVTRLMSSLLFGITATDPLTFLIVAVLLALVAFLASYIPARRAMRVDPIVALRYE is encoded by the coding sequence ATGAACAACTTCTGGCAGGACTTCCGTTTCGGCATCCGCACGCTTTCCAAAAATCCTGGATTCTCTGTCATGGCCATTCTCACGCTGGCTCTGGGCATCGGCGCGGCAACTTCCATTTTCAGCGTCGTAGACGCCATCTTGCTCCGTCCGCTCCCGTATCCGAATCCCCAGCAGCTCGTGACCGTGTGGGAACTCGAAGCCCACGGCCATCGCGCGCATCCAGCGGATCCGAACTTCCTCGATTTTCGCGCCCAGAATCGCACATTGAGCGCGCTGGCCATGTTCGCCGCGATTCCCGAATCCGTTTCCGGCGGAAGCGAACCCACGCGCATGAACGTTGGCTTGATCTCTCAGGATTTTTTCAAGGTGCTCGGCGTTGAGCCTTTTCGCGGGCGTACATTTGCGCCGAATGAGCTTGTCGAGCACGGTGCGCCGGCGATCATCGTGAGTTATGGCTACTGGCAGCGATTTCTCGGCGGCGCCGCGGATCTGTCCCAGGTTCGCCTGACCGTAAACGGAACGGTCTATCCCGTCATCGGTGTGATGCCGCAGGGATTCGATTTTCCTTCCGGCGTGGAAGCTTGGGCCGCCTGGGAACGCTACGGCTGGGGAACCAGCCGCACATCCCACGATGGCGAAGGCATCGCGCGTCTCCGTGATGGTGTGACCCTCGCGCAAGCGCGCGCGGATCTCGACACCATTGCACGCCGCATCAACGCGAAATACGGGAAAACAGAAAACTCCGACTATTTTCTGCAAGACGCTGAGGTCATTCCCTTCGCCGATGAGATGGTCGGGAACGTACGCACCTCTCTCCTGACGCTTTTCGGCGCTGTGATTCTGTTGTTTCTGGTCGCCTGTGCAAACGTCGCCGGATTACTGCTCGCGCGCATGTCGGCACGCCGCAAGGAATTGGCTGTGCGCGCCGCGCTGGGCGCTGGCCGCGGACGTCTCGTCCAGCAATTGCTCGCCGAATCGCTGGCTCTGGCATCGGCTGGCGGCGCGCTGGGAATTTTGCTTGCGGCGTGGACCGTGCGTTTGCTCCCCGCGATCCTTCCGGAAAGTCTGCCGCGGCAGCAGGGCATCGCGCTCAATGGAATCGTCGTGTTGTTCACTGTGGGTGCGACGGTGATCGTCGCCTTGGGCCTCGGTCTTTTCGCCGCTTGGCGTGCCAGCCGCGTGGATTTGAACGACTCCCTCAGCGCCGGTTCGCGCAGCTACAGCGGCGGAAGCCACCGGGCGCGCAGCGCTTTGGTGATTGGCGAAATTGCCGCCACGCTCATGCTGCTGGTCGGCGCGGGTCTTTTGGGCCGGAGCTTCTTGCGGTTGGTTTCCGTCAGTCCGGGTTTCGACGGCCAAAACTTGCTGGTCATGAAGTTTTCGCTTCCCGTCCCCGAGGATGGTCCCATGACCCAGGCGGATATCGTGCGCCAGACGCAGTTCCTCGATAATGCATTGGCGCGAGTCCGTGCCATTCCCGGCGTCGAATCCGCGGGAGTAACCGGCGCGCTTCCCATTGCTGATCCCGATGGCTTTCCCGACGGCCTGTTCTTGATTCTCAATGGCCAGCCAGGGCCCAAGAATTTTGATGAATGGGGACGTATGGCGCTGAACCCAAAACAAACTGGCGAAGGGGATCGCGCTGTGACGAGCGGGGGTTTTTTCCGCGCTGCCGGGGTTCCATTGATCCGCGGCCGCCTTTTCAATGAGCAGGATGGTGCTGACGCACCGAACGTCGCGCTAATCAGTCAGTCGCTCGCGAAGGAAAAGTGGCCAAACCAGAACCCTGTCGGCCAGACGATCGACTTCAGCAACATGGACGGCATCTTGAAGCCTCTCACGATTGTCGGAGTTGTCGGCGACATTCGCGCGGAAGGACTGAACAAGCCTGCGCCTGCGCTTGTTTATGTGGATTATCGCCAGCGCGGTCTCGGCGGCAATAGCGCGCCCGCCATTGTGTTGCGCAGCAAGCTGCCGGCGGGCGCCATTGTCCCTGCGGCGCGTGCAATTTTTCACGAGCTCGATCCTAATATTCCCGTGGAATTCACCACCTACGCCGAAGCCTTGGGCGGCTGGATGGCGGAGAAACGCTTCCTCCTGCTTCTTGCCGGGGCGTTCGCTGGCGCGGCATTGGCCCTCGCAGCCGTCGGCATTTACGGCATCATCGCTTTCTCAGTGACGCGCCGCACGCAGGAAATTGGCATTCGCGTCGCCCTCGGCGCGCAACGCAGCGATGTCCTGCGTCTCGTCGTCGGCGAAGGAGCGTGGCTGGCCGCCATCGGCGTGGTTGTCGGCATCGCTTTGTCATTCGCGGTCACGCGACTGATGTCCAGTTTGCTTTTCGGCATCACGGCAACCGACCCGCTCACTTTCTTGATCGTCGCTGTGCTTCTCGCGCTCGTCGCGTTTCTTGCTTCCTATATTCCGGCGCGCCGCGCCATGCGCGTGGATCCGATTGTGGCTTTGCGCTATGAATGA
- a CDS encoding c-type cytochrome: MRVLIHPTVLAAAATLALAMGLGVQAQQSQMAQPAPAEKTAGEQFKNIQVLKDIPASQLLPGMRYITSALGVECNYCHVEGNFPSDDKRAKQTARQMMTMLFAINKDNFEGRPEVSCFTCHQGHHEPMGVPALPPEAVEPDFSRLAPGAPTLDAVLAKFAQAKGGADALNKITTRVLQMDETHNGQTFSGEMYQRAPDEMYSVMGSSQGTTTAGFDGTHSWVTTNRGTFEPSGFYAIVLSREAQINPIAALNGYTSKRLRGQAKIGDAMTWAVQATAPDGILEFLFFDQQSGLLVRRMIRDRTIFGALPIEVDYSDYRQNDGVNIPYKITWYTNGQTSTYVIKDVKDNVPVDDSKFIRPTPQSH; encoded by the coding sequence ATGCGAGTTCTGATTCATCCCACGGTTTTGGCCGCTGCCGCGACTCTGGCCCTGGCGATGGGCCTTGGCGTTCAAGCGCAGCAATCGCAGATGGCCCAGCCGGCTCCTGCGGAAAAGACTGCGGGAGAGCAATTCAAGAATATCCAGGTCCTCAAGGATATTCCCGCTTCGCAGCTCCTGCCCGGCATGCGCTATATCACTTCCGCTTTGGGTGTCGAGTGTAACTATTGCCATGTCGAGGGCAATTTCCCGAGCGATGATAAGCGCGCAAAGCAAACCGCGCGCCAGATGATGACCATGCTTTTCGCGATCAATAAAGACAATTTCGAAGGTCGGCCCGAAGTGAGCTGCTTCACATGCCATCAGGGACATCATGAGCCCATGGGTGTTCCCGCTCTGCCTCCGGAAGCGGTTGAGCCGGATTTCTCTCGCCTCGCGCCGGGTGCTCCCACGCTGGACGCTGTACTGGCCAAATTCGCGCAGGCTAAGGGCGGAGCCGACGCACTGAATAAGATCACAACGCGCGTGCTCCAGATGGATGAGACGCACAATGGGCAAACATTCTCTGGAGAAATGTATCAAAGAGCTCCAGACGAAATGTATTCCGTCATGGGCAGTTCGCAGGGAACTACGACCGCGGGATTCGACGGCACGCATTCTTGGGTCACGACGAACCGGGGAACTTTTGAGCCGAGTGGATTTTACGCCATTGTCCTGAGCCGCGAGGCACAGATAAATCCAATCGCTGCGTTGAACGGTTACACGTCCAAGCGGCTTCGCGGACAGGCGAAAATCGGAGACGCAATGACTTGGGCCGTACAAGCGACCGCGCCCGACGGCATTCTGGAGTTTCTCTTCTTCGATCAGCAGTCCGGTTTGCTCGTGCGTCGCATGATTCGTGATCGCACGATATTCGGCGCTCTGCCCATCGAGGTGGACTATTCCGATTACCGCCAGAATGACGGCGTGAATATTCCGTACAAGATTACGTGGTACACGAACGGGCAAACATCCACCTATGTGATCAAAGATGTGAAGGACAACGTGCCCGTGGACGACTCGAAATTTATCCGCCCCACGCCGCAATCGCACTAG
- a CDS encoding ABC transporter ATP-binding protein produces MIDIEKFYESGAGKTWVLRRINLDMREGEFITIMGPSGAGKSTLMGIIGMLDGAWKGQFYFANHEVHKLDNRKRVELHKKYIGFVFQQYHLLDNLTVAENLDLPLSYRDIKKSERDGMVADILDRFQIVGKKNLYPNQLSGGQQQLVAVARAVIGNPKLILADEPTGSLHSSQGKMIMDLLKRLNDEGTTIIQVTHNEAWAAYGNRIIQLADGWIVDGASQATRA; encoded by the coding sequence ATGATCGATATCGAGAAGTTTTACGAATCTGGCGCCGGTAAGACCTGGGTGCTGCGTCGCATCAACCTGGACATGCGCGAGGGCGAATTCATCACCATCATGGGCCCCTCCGGTGCCGGCAAGTCCACGCTCATGGGCATCATCGGTATGCTCGACGGCGCATGGAAAGGCCAATTTTATTTCGCCAATCACGAAGTCCACAAGCTCGACAATCGCAAGCGCGTCGAGCTGCACAAGAAATACATCGGCTTTGTTTTCCAGCAGTACCATCTGCTCGACAATCTGACAGTCGCAGAAAATCTGGATCTCCCCCTCTCCTATCGCGATATCAAAAAGTCCGAACGCGACGGCATGGTCGCCGACATTCTTGACCGCTTTCAAATTGTCGGCAAAAAAAATCTCTATCCCAATCAACTTTCCGGCGGACAGCAGCAGTTGGTCGCCGTTGCGCGCGCGGTCATCGGCAATCCGAAATTGATCCTCGCTGACGAACCCACCGGCAGCCTGCATTCCAGTCAGGGCAAGATGATCATGGATCTGCTGAAACGATTGAACGATGAAGGCACCACAATCATTCAGGTGACGCACAACGAAGCCTGGGCCGCCTACGGAAATCGCATCATTCAACTGGCCGACGGCTGGATTGTGGATGGCGCATCCCAAGCCACGCGAGCCTGA
- a CDS encoding SpoIIE family protein phosphatase produces the protein MESEIKSAADSSSNTSTQPLRLLVADDQADILEALRLLLKSEGYQLELVNSPAAVVAAVSQRPFDLLLMDLNYARDTTSGREGLDLLSQVHMIDDTLPIVAMTAWGSVELAVAIMREGVRDFVLKPWDNARLLETVRIEIEKGQRVRKAKLDDQEHAKKLKRAAGDMEEAKRTQLGFLPKEIPQIPGCEFSGSWLPVHGIGGDYFDVIEVNANRFALTIADVAGKGIAAALLMSNLQATVRSLAVQDLPPANLAERLNRIIAKNTASDRFITFFYAIFDAQSRRLLYSNGGHNAPIVLRRDGSIDRLSSGGQALGIFEEERYEQEEVALAEGDRLALFTDGITEVSDGTEEEFGEARLLEILQQSRLLSAAEIQKKVLSRVAEFSGEKFQDDATLILLAIN, from the coding sequence GTGGAATCTGAAATCAAATCCGCAGCGGATTCGTCCTCGAACACGAGTACGCAACCGCTGCGCCTTCTTGTCGCCGACGATCAGGCCGACATTCTCGAGGCCTTGCGTTTGCTGCTCAAAAGCGAGGGCTACCAGCTCGAGCTTGTCAACTCGCCGGCAGCGGTTGTCGCTGCTGTTTCGCAACGTCCCTTTGATCTGCTTCTCATGGATCTGAACTACGCCCGCGACACCACGTCCGGACGAGAAGGCCTGGACTTGCTCTCGCAAGTTCACATGATTGACGACACGCTGCCGATTGTGGCCATGACAGCCTGGGGGAGCGTGGAGCTGGCCGTCGCCATCATGCGCGAAGGCGTGCGCGATTTTGTCCTGAAGCCGTGGGACAACGCGCGCCTTCTCGAGACAGTGCGAATCGAAATCGAGAAGGGCCAGCGTGTGCGCAAGGCCAAACTGGACGATCAGGAACACGCCAAAAAGCTCAAACGCGCAGCCGGCGACATGGAAGAAGCCAAGCGCACACAACTGGGTTTTCTTCCCAAAGAGATTCCGCAAATTCCCGGGTGCGAGTTTTCCGGTTCCTGGCTTCCCGTGCATGGCATCGGCGGCGACTATTTCGATGTGATCGAAGTAAATGCGAACCGCTTCGCGCTGACTATTGCCGACGTGGCGGGCAAGGGCATCGCCGCGGCGCTCCTGATGTCCAATCTTCAGGCCACGGTCCGCAGTCTGGCCGTACAGGACCTCCCGCCGGCGAACCTGGCCGAGCGGCTCAATCGCATCATCGCGAAAAATACGGCTTCGGACCGCTTCATCACTTTCTTTTACGCGATTTTTGATGCGCAGTCCCGCCGCTTGCTCTATTCCAATGGAGGACATAACGCGCCCATTGTGTTGCGGCGCGACGGCTCCATTGACCGCTTGAGCTCTGGCGGCCAGGCGCTCGGTATTTTTGAGGAGGAGCGCTACGAACAAGAGGAAGTTGCGCTGGCGGAGGGCGATCGCCTGGCGCTTTTCACCGATGGAATAACCGAAGTTTCCGACGGCACCGAGGAAGAATTCGGCGAAGCGCGTTTGCTCGAAATTCTCCAGCAGAGCCGCTTGCTCAGCGCCGCGGAAATTCAGAAAAAAGTCCTAAGCCGCGTTGCTGAGTTCAGCGGCGAAAAATTTCAAGACGACGCCACGCTGATTCTCCTGGCTATCAACTGA
- a CDS encoding ABC transporter permease: MGNFWRDLEYGWRLLRKNPGFAAIAVLTLALGIGANAAIFSIVNAVVLRALPFPESQQLVDVWTTDFNRKLTRGSTPPADFLDWRAQCHVFQHLVAYQTWFFNLTGAGEPVQLWGVHVSWDFLDMLEVKLALGRTFRPDEEQPGHDQEVIISYGLWEQRFGGDPRIVGRNITIDYKPYTVVGVLPKGFDIFGTTGTARQLDLWMPLSFQPSEIRRDNPSLIVLGRLKPGVSVARANADLQPISSRLSMEYPATNQGTGVLVISMRQDLSQHGGNSMFILLATVGLVLLIACANVANLLLSRASARQREMSIRSALGARRSRVIRQLLTESVLLAFLGGAAGLLLAHFALEFLPALLSRIGAVNQVPRMGLIGINLPVLLFTLGATIATGIIFGLAPAFQVSKADLNESLKEGGRGSAGAVRSRFTRNILAISEVGLSLVLLIGAVMLIRSFHDMLSVDPGFNLKNVLSMQVWLPESHYPNESQIRTFFQQLTPRVRALPGVSSASAINFLPLTAWTDFANFDISDRPALAPRLEYVAQYRIIAPGYFRTMEIPLLRGRYFADTDDSQSAGAAIINEALARQYWPNEDPLQSRIRLHLQESTSSPWRPAVSDSWLNIVGIVNDVNDPALGRFGGDAKPGLLYLPYVQAPSRIMRIVLRTIGPPMALTSAAKSAVQSVDKDQPVTDVHSMEELLSESVSSQALNTTLVSFFAALALTLAAIGIYGVISYGVEQQMHEIGIRMALGAQPADVLRLVIRQGMKLALIGILFGLVGGYAMTRLLANLTFGIKSLDPIAALIAIAILLTVALLACYIPARRATRIDPMQALRYE, from the coding sequence ATGGGAAATTTCTGGCGCGATTTGGAATACGGCTGGCGTCTGCTCCGCAAGAACCCCGGATTTGCGGCGATCGCGGTTTTGACGCTGGCGCTGGGCATCGGCGCCAACGCAGCCATTTTCAGCATCGTCAATGCCGTTGTTCTTCGCGCCTTGCCATTTCCTGAGTCGCAGCAATTAGTTGACGTCTGGACGACCGATTTCAACCGCAAACTGACACGCGGCTCGACGCCGCCCGCGGATTTTCTCGATTGGCGCGCGCAATGCCATGTCTTCCAGCATCTGGTTGCGTACCAAACCTGGTTTTTCAATCTCACAGGCGCCGGCGAGCCAGTGCAGCTCTGGGGCGTTCACGTCTCCTGGGATTTTCTGGACATGCTCGAAGTGAAGCTCGCACTGGGCCGCACGTTTCGGCCCGATGAGGAGCAGCCCGGGCATGATCAAGAGGTCATCATCAGTTACGGGCTCTGGGAGCAGCGCTTCGGAGGCGATCCTCGCATCGTCGGCCGCAACATCACGATTGATTACAAGCCTTATACCGTCGTGGGCGTTCTGCCAAAGGGATTCGACATCTTCGGTACCACCGGAACGGCGCGCCAGCTGGATCTCTGGATGCCTCTTTCCTTTCAGCCGAGTGAAATCCGGCGCGACAATCCTTCTCTGATCGTTCTGGGGCGCCTCAAGCCGGGCGTCTCTGTCGCGCGCGCAAATGCGGACTTGCAGCCGATCTCCAGCCGTCTTTCCATGGAATATCCGGCGACGAATCAGGGAACCGGCGTGCTGGTTATTTCCATGCGCCAGGATCTCAGCCAGCACGGCGGAAACTCGATGTTCATTTTGCTGGCCACCGTCGGTTTGGTTTTGCTGATTGCCTGTGCGAACGTGGCGAATCTGCTTCTTTCGCGCGCTTCGGCACGGCAACGGGAAATGTCCATTCGCTCTGCGCTTGGCGCACGCCGCTCGCGTGTGATTCGCCAGCTTCTCACGGAAAGTGTTCTCCTCGCTTTTCTCGGCGGCGCAGCAGGGCTCTTGCTTGCCCATTTTGCGCTCGAGTTCTTGCCGGCTCTCCTTTCCCGCATTGGCGCAGTCAATCAGGTGCCGCGTATGGGTTTAATCGGCATCAATCTGCCGGTCTTGCTCTTCACGCTCGGCGCTACGATTGCCACGGGAATCATTTTCGGCCTCGCTCCGGCCTTTCAAGTTTCAAAAGCCGATCTGAACGAATCGCTCAAGGAAGGCGGGCGCGGTTCCGCCGGTGCGGTACGCAGCCGCTTCACGCGGAACATCCTGGCGATTTCCGAAGTGGGGCTCTCGCTTGTCCTGCTGATCGGCGCAGTGATGTTGATTCGCAGCTTTCACGACATGCTTTCCGTGGACCCGGGTTTCAATTTGAAAAATGTCCTGTCCATGCAGGTCTGGCTCCCGGAATCCCATTATCCGAATGAAAGCCAGATCCGAACATTTTTTCAGCAGCTTACGCCGCGCGTGCGCGCCTTGCCCGGAGTCAGCTCCGCCAGCGCGATTAACTTTCTGCCGCTGACGGCCTGGACGGACTTCGCGAATTTCGATATCAGCGACCGGCCGGCTCTCGCTCCACGGCTGGAATATGTTGCTCAGTATCGGATCATTGCTCCCGGTTATTTTCGCACCATGGAGATTCCTCTCCTGCGCGGGCGTTATTTTGCAGACACGGACGATAGCCAGTCTGCGGGCGCGGCCATCATCAATGAAGCCCTCGCCAGACAATATTGGCCGAACGAGGATCCGCTCCAAAGCCGCATCCGCCTGCACTTGCAGGAATCCACATCGTCTCCGTGGCGCCCGGCGGTGAGCGATTCCTGGCTGAACATCGTCGGCATCGTGAACGACGTTAACGATCCTGCGCTGGGCCGCTTCGGAGGGGACGCGAAGCCCGGGCTACTCTATCTGCCTTACGTGCAGGCCCCTTCGCGCATCATGCGCATCGTGCTTCGCACCATCGGTCCGCCGATGGCGCTCACCAGCGCAGCCAAGAGCGCGGTCCAGTCGGTCGACAAAGATCAGCCTGTGACAGACGTGCATTCGATGGAAGAACTCCTTTCCGAATCGGTTTCGTCGCAAGCCTTGAATACCACGCTGGTCAGTTTTTTCGCTGCACTGGCGCTGACCCTTGCTGCCATCGGCATTTACGGCGTGATCTCCTATGGCGTCGAGCAGCAAATGCATGAAATCGGTATTCGCATGGCTCTGGGAGCGCAGCCGGCAGACGTTTTGCGCCTTGTGATTCGCCAGGGTATGAAACTCGCCCTTATTGGGATTCTGTTTGGACTTGTTGGGGGTTACGCCATGACGCGCCTTCTGGCCAATCTCACCTTCGGAATCAAATCCCTCGACCCAATTGCCGCTTTGATTGCCATCGCCATTTTGCTTACCGTCGCGCTGCTGGCGTGCTATATCCCCGCCCGACGCGCGACGCGAATTGACCCGATGCAAGCCTTACGGTATGAATAG